One genomic window of Caenorhabditis elegans chromosome I includes the following:
- the riok-2 gene encoding Serine/threonine-protein kinase RIO2 (Confirmed by transcript evidence), producing MGRMNVSMMRYLEGDHFRVLIAVEMGMKNHEVVPLALVSAIAGIHRGGVARTLNDLCKHSLVAFERSKKFDGYRLTIRGYDYLALRALCSREVVGSVGNQIGIGKESDVYVGGDPELNDLCLKFHRLGRTSFRKIKEKRDYHKKRKSASWLYLSRLAAAKEFAFLKALQERGFPVPKAVDVCRHLVVMQLVVGQTLCNVTHVEDAGALYDRLMALIVKMARHGVIHGDFNEFNLIMLEDERIVMIDFPQMVSIDHPNAEYYFDRDVTCVRTFFKRKFDYESEDWPKFDEVERKGNMDVLLEASGFTKKMALDLNKAYDEGDFLAHCEQELRNRQEEDLGEDEDDSDDSKSMEDIQEEPEDLEKDHEELQAQENTVKQQKIVLSQTTRFTDWLSDATNQLEAVDLDALKSEEGYKDIELPPEDFKRPADSENDDENDEDEEEGEEEDADGHVAVEEQVAKVVKKKRVPSGARSVASSAATFTAEDVKRRLALDRKRNKEKIRLKVKGKQSAVGRNRKDNKDVIAEYAGWI from the exons ATGGGTCGAATGAACGTTTCGATGATGCGATACCTGGAAGGTGATCACTTCCGGGTACTGATCGCCGTCGAGATGGGCATGAAGAATCACGAGGTCGTTCCGTTGGCTCTTGTGTCAGCAATTGCTGGAATTCATAGAGGAGGTGTCGCCAGGACGCTTAATGACTTGTGCAAGCACTCGTTGGTCGCTTTTGAGAGAAGCAAGAAAT ttgatgGCTACCGTCTCACAATCCGTGGCTACGACTACCTCGCCCTTCGAGCCCTGTGCTCCCGTGAAGTCGTCGGAAGTGTCGGAAATCAAATCGGAATCGGAAAAGAGTCGGATGTGTACGTCGGTGGTGACCCGGAGCTCAACGATCTTTGTCTGAAATTCCATAGATTGGGTCGCACGTCGTTCAGGAAAATCAAAGAGAAACGTGATTATCACAAGAAGAGAAAGAGCGCCTCGTGGCTTTATTTGAGTCGTCTGGCCGCTGCGAAGgaatttgcttttttgaaagctcttCAAGAGCGGGGATTTCCTGTACCAAAAGCTGTGGATGTATGTCGACATTTAGTCGTTATGCAGTTAGTTGTTGGTCAAACTCTCTGCAATGTGACCCACGTGGAAGACGCTGGCGCCCTCTACGACAGACTTATGGCTCTTATCGTGAAAATGGCTCGGCACGGAGTTATTCATGGAGATTTCAATGAATTCAACCTAATTATGCTGGAAGACGAGCGAATTGTGATGATTGATTTTCCACAAATGGTATCAATTGATCATCCGAATGCGGAATATTATTTCGATCGAGATGTCACATGTGTTCGGacgttttttaaacgaaaattcgACTATGAAAGCGAGGATTGGCCGAAATTTGATGAAGTTGAACGGAAAGGGAATATGGATGTACTGCTCGAAGCGTCGGGATTCACCAAGAAAATGGCGTTGGATTTGAATAAAGCGTACGATGAAGGCGATTTTTTGGCACATTGTGAGCAGGAATTGAGGAATCGGCAGGAGGAGGATTTGGGggaagatgaagatgattCCGATGACTCTAAATCTATGGAAGACATTCAGGAAGAGCCTGAGGATCTCGAAAAAGACCACGAAGAGCTCCAGGCTCAGGAGAACACCGTCAAACAGCAGAAAATCGTGCTCTCCCAGACGACACGCTTCACAGATTGGCTCTCAGACGCCACAAATCAACTGGAAGCCGTGGATCTTGATGCTCTGAAATCGGAGGAAGGTTATAAGGATATTGAGTTGCCGCCGGAGGATTTTAAGCGTCCAGCCGATTCTGAAAATGACgatgaaaatgatgaagaTGAGGAGGAGGGGGAGGAAGAGGACGCGGATGGCCACGTGGCAGTTGAGGAGCAGGTGgcaaaagttgtgaaaaagaagagagtGCCAAGTGGAGCCAGAAGTGTTGCCAGTAGTGCTGCCACGTTTACGGCTGAAGATGTTAAGAGGCGACTGGCTTTGGATAGAAAGAGGAATAAGGAAAAG attcgACTGAAGGTCAAAGGAAAGCAAAGCGCAGTGGGCCGTAACCGAAAAGACAATAAAGATGTGATTGCCGAGTACGCTGGATGGATTTGA
- the Y105E8B.6 gene encoding BZIP domain-containing protein (Confirmed by transcript evidence) codes for MEKRNEEHSRKKFIEEQLNALKHEERVLNETRTKLQQQKWHLLQENDKIKEKIRVRDAAAGAGTGTGAPPE; via the exons atggaaaagagaaACGAGGAGCACTCGCGCAAAAAGTTCATCGAAGAGCAGCTAAATGCTCTGAAACAT gaagaacGAGTTCTGAACGAGACACGTACCAAATTGCAACAGCAAAAGTGGCACCTCCTGCAGGAAAATGATAAGATCAAGGAGAAAATTCGTGTGCGTGACGCTGCCGCCGGAGCCGGAACTGGAACTGGAGCACCGCCagaataa
- the bath-40 gene encoding BTB and MATH domain-containing protein 40 (Confirmed by transcript evidence) produces the protein MSDRHLYGSDHSYLSSKPSCSSCRRQSSTSQKNECMTNPGSIVLTQRWTVCNFESLLKLSRPGSCLRSTVFKDDAVPDACWQLCLYPGGKREENANNVSLFLKMSATSPSKEVVLKAEYRFYFLDDNDEPKFSNVNVGEFHAKPPKGGHSWGLRNIPTQKVQNSIRQDKSLVISCHIELIPDASKVPCKRVPITPSIEMPFAQIPRAHVESELEMLASGDGTDMTIVAGPLDGEREQFRVHAYKLRAHSDVFQMMLSHTEMRENQEKRIEILDFSPTSVRAMVEFIYAGVIKSDIDVYQAVDVMQIAEKYQILALKMTCEQHLLDRLNVNNVLECITHAERYNTDVLYDACVDFAIHNRQHVMALTSWRNFISDEPVLASNLLEKMVKSNDNSSPPVKKPRV, from the exons ATGTCTGACCGCCACTTGTACGGATCGGATCACAGCTATCTCAGCTCAAAACCGTCATGCTCGAGCTGTCGGCGACAATCCTCGACATCACAGAAGAATGAGTGTATGACGAATCCCGGCTCAATCGTGCTCACACAAAGATGGACGGTCTGTAATTTCGAGAGCCTGCTCAAGCTCAGTAGACCCGGAAGTTGCCTGAGAAGCACAGTTTTTAA agaCGACGCGGTGCCAGATGCTTGCTGGCAATTATGCCTCTACCCAGGAGGAAAACGAGAGGAAAACGCCAACAACGTCTCGCTATTCCTGAAAATGTCTGCAACATCGCCATCGAAAGAGGTCGTTTTGAAAGCAGAATACAGATTCTATTTCCTCGATGACAATGATGAGCCAAAGTTCAGTAATGTTAATGTTGGAGAATTCCACGCAAAACCGCCAAAAGGAGGTCATTCTTGGGGTCTTCGGAATATCCCAACTCAAAAAGTGCAGAATAGTATCCGTCAGGACAAATCGCTGGTGATCTCGTGTCATATTGAGCTGATTCCTGATGCTTCAAAGGTTCCGTGCAAACGAGTTCCAATTACACCGTCCATAGAGATGCCATTCGCTCAGATACCGAGAGCACATGTGGAAAGTG aactggAAATGCTTGCCAGCGGCGACGGAACAGACATGACAATCGTGGCGGGACCACTTGACGGAGAACGTGAACAGTTTCGTGTACACGCGTACAAGCTTCGCGCGCACTCTGACGTCTTCCAGATGATGCTCAGCCATACGGAGATGCGTGAGAATCAGGAGAAACGAATCGAGATTTTGGATTTCTCGCCGACATCTGTCCGAGCGATGGTTGAATTCATATACGCTGGAGTCATCAAATCGGATATCGACGTTTATCAGGCGGTCGATGTGATGCAAATCGCCGAAAAATATCAGATTTTGGCGCTGAAAATGACCTGTGAGCAGCATTTGTTGGACCGGCTCAATGTGAATAATGTGCTCGAGTGTATTACACATGCGGAACGATATAATACTGATGTTTTGTATGATGCTTGCGTTgatttt gCAATCCACAATCGTCAACATGTAATGGCTCTGACGTCATGGCGCAACTTCATCAGCGATGAGCCGGTTTTGGCGAGCAACTTGCTGGAAAAGATGGTGAAATCGAACGATAACTCGTCACCGCCGGTCAAGAAACCTCGTGTTTAG
- the ero-1 gene encoding Endoplasmic reticulum oxidoreductin-1 (Confirmed by transcript evidence): protein MREPLLQLIVLSLIIIVVNTQFESGRLCFCKGFEAVEPCDCSKPQTIDKLNNHRIYEKVQKLLKKDFFRFYKVNMDKTCPFWADDRQCGTNQCGIAFCDDEVPAGLRRRNAVNMEAAAVKEEEDDDAEKCADAGNNIDPMDRTLHDDEKRQLDAMDHHDDGLEDKFCEIEDDESDGMHYVDLSKNPERYTGYAGKSPQRVWKSIYEENCFKPDPKFDKNFLTNPSNFGMCLEKRVFYRLISGLHSAITISIAAYNYKPPPPSLGQFGSQMGTWFRNTEMFAGRFGTKWSWEGPQRLRNVYFIYLLELRALLKAAPYLQNELFYTGNDVEDAETRKAVEDLLEEIRAYPNHFDESEMFTGVESHARALREEFRSHFVNISRIMDCVECDKCRLWGKVQTHGMGTALKILFSDLPHSHYKQDSSKFQLTRNEVVALLQSFGRYSSSILEVDNFREDMYPGESVMNTAADGPPRKSNKIDL, encoded by the exons ATGAGAGAACCATTACTCCAATTAATAGTTCTATCACTAATAATCATCGTCGTCAATACACAATTCGAATCGGGTCGTCTATGTTTCTGTAAAGGGTTCGAAGCGGTTGAGCCATGTGATTGCTCGAAACCTCAGACTATTGATAAATTGAATAATCATCGAATTTATGAGAAAGTACAGAAGTTGCTCAAAAAGGATTTCTTCCGGTTTTATAAG gtaaatatGGATAAAACATGCCCATTCTGGGCAGACGATCGACAATGTGGCACAAATCAATGCGGAATCGCATTCTGTGATGATGAGGTTCCCGCGGGACTTCGACGACGAAATGCAGTGAATATG GAGGCTGCTGCTGTgaaagaggaagaagatgatgatgctGAAAAGTGTGCAGATGCTGGAAATAATATTGATCCAATGGATAGAACACTTCATGATGATGAGAAACGACAATTGGATGCGATGGATCATCATGATGATGGACTGGAGGACAAATTCTGTGAAATTGAAG atGACGAGTCAGATGGTATGCACTATGTGGATTTATCGAAGAATCCGGAACGCTACACGGGATACGCTGGAAAATCGCCGCAAAGAGTGTGGAAGAGCATTTACGAGGAGAATTGTTTCAA accgGATCCCAAATTCGACAAGAATTTTTTGACGAATCCCAGTAATTTTG ggaTGTGCCTTGAGAAGCGAGTTTTCTATCGATTGATTTCGGGACTTCACTCGGCGATTACTATCTCAATTGCTGCGTATAATTATAAGCCAC caccACCATCACTTGGACAATTCGGTTCACAAATGGGTACATGGTTCCGTAATACGGAAATGTTCGCCGGCCGGTTTGGTACAAAATGGTCATGGGAAGGACCACAACGTCTTCGAAATGTCTATTTCATCTATTTACTCGAACTTCGTGCACTTTTAAAAGCTGCTCCATACCTTCAAAATGAGCTATTCTACACTGGAAATGACGTGGAAGACGCTGAAACTCGAAAAGCCGTCGAAGATCTTTTAGAAGAAATTCGTGCGTATCCAAATCATTTTGACGAATCGGAAATGTTCACTGGTGTTGAATCACATGCACGGGCTCTCCGAGAGGAATTCCGATCGCATTTTGTGAATATCTCGAGAATTATGGATTGTGTTGAGTGCGATAAATGTCGGCTTTGGGGAAAAGTTCAGACACACGGAATGGGAACGGCgctcaaaattcttttttcggATTTACCACATTCACATTATAAACAGGACTCGTCGAAGTTCCAGTTGACTAG AAACGAAGTGGTCGCCCTTTTGCAAAGTTTCGGTCGTTACTCGTCAAGTATTCTGGAAGTTGACAATTTCCGAGAAGACATGTATCCAGGTGAATCTGTAATGAATACAGCTGCAGATGGTCCTCCAAGGAAATCCAATAAAATTGATCTGTAG
- the ero-1 gene encoding Endoplasmic reticulum oxidoreductin-1 (Confirmed by transcript evidence), producing MDRTLHDDEKRQLDAMDHHDDGLEDKFCEIEDDESDGMHYVDLSKNPERYTGYAGKSPQRVWKSIYEENCFKPDPKFDKNFLTNPSNFGMCLEKRVFYRLISGLHSAITISIAAYNYKPPPPSLGQFGSQMGTWFRNTEMFAGRFGTKWSWEGPQRLRNVYFIYLLELRALLKAAPYLQNELFYTGNDVEDAETRKAVEDLLEEIRAYPNHFDESEMFTGVESHARALREEFRSHFVNISRIMDCVECDKCRLWGKVQTHGMGTALKILFSDLPHSHYKQDSSKFQLTRNEVVALLQSFGRYSSSILEVDNFREDMYPGESVMNTAADGPPRKSNKIDL from the exons ATGGATAGAACACTTCATGATGATGAGAAACGACAATTGGATGCGATGGATCATCATGATGATGGACTGGAGGACAAATTCTGTGAAATTGAAG atGACGAGTCAGATGGTATGCACTATGTGGATTTATCGAAGAATCCGGAACGCTACACGGGATACGCTGGAAAATCGCCGCAAAGAGTGTGGAAGAGCATTTACGAGGAGAATTGTTTCAA accgGATCCCAAATTCGACAAGAATTTTTTGACGAATCCCAGTAATTTTG ggaTGTGCCTTGAGAAGCGAGTTTTCTATCGATTGATTTCGGGACTTCACTCGGCGATTACTATCTCAATTGCTGCGTATAATTATAAGCCAC caccACCATCACTTGGACAATTCGGTTCACAAATGGGTACATGGTTCCGTAATACGGAAATGTTCGCCGGCCGGTTTGGTACAAAATGGTCATGGGAAGGACCACAACGTCTTCGAAATGTCTATTTCATCTATTTACTCGAACTTCGTGCACTTTTAAAAGCTGCTCCATACCTTCAAAATGAGCTATTCTACACTGGAAATGACGTGGAAGACGCTGAAACTCGAAAAGCCGTCGAAGATCTTTTAGAAGAAATTCGTGCGTATCCAAATCATTTTGACGAATCGGAAATGTTCACTGGTGTTGAATCACATGCACGGGCTCTCCGAGAGGAATTCCGATCGCATTTTGTGAATATCTCGAGAATTATGGATTGTGTTGAGTGCGATAAATGTCGGCTTTGGGGAAAAGTTCAGACACACGGAATGGGAACGGCgctcaaaattcttttttcggATTTACCACATTCACATTATAAACAGGACTCGTCGAAGTTCCAGTTGACTAG AAACGAAGTGGTCGCCCTTTTGCAAAGTTTCGGTCGTTACTCGTCAAGTATTCTGGAAGTTGACAATTTCCGAGAAGACATGTATCCAGGTGAATCTGTAATGAATACAGCTGCAGATGGTCCTCCAAGGAAATCCAATAAAATTGATCTGTAG
- the ero-1 gene encoding Endoplasmic reticulum oxidoreductin-1 (Confirmed by transcript evidence), whose translation MCLEKRVFYRLISGLHSAITISIAAYNYKPPPPSLGQFGSQMGTWFRNTEMFAGRFGTKWSWEGPQRLRNVYFIYLLELRALLKAAPYLQNELFYTGNDVEDAETRKAVEDLLEEIRAYPNHFDESEMFTGVESHARALREEFRSHFVNISRIMDCVECDKCRLWGKVQTHGMGTALKILFSDLPHSHYKQDSSKFQLTRNEVVALLQSFGRYSSSILEVDNFREDMYPGESVMNTAADGPPRKSNKIDL comes from the exons aTGTGCCTTGAGAAGCGAGTTTTCTATCGATTGATTTCGGGACTTCACTCGGCGATTACTATCTCAATTGCTGCGTATAATTATAAGCCAC caccACCATCACTTGGACAATTCGGTTCACAAATGGGTACATGGTTCCGTAATACGGAAATGTTCGCCGGCCGGTTTGGTACAAAATGGTCATGGGAAGGACCACAACGTCTTCGAAATGTCTATTTCATCTATTTACTCGAACTTCGTGCACTTTTAAAAGCTGCTCCATACCTTCAAAATGAGCTATTCTACACTGGAAATGACGTGGAAGACGCTGAAACTCGAAAAGCCGTCGAAGATCTTTTAGAAGAAATTCGTGCGTATCCAAATCATTTTGACGAATCGGAAATGTTCACTGGTGTTGAATCACATGCACGGGCTCTCCGAGAGGAATTCCGATCGCATTTTGTGAATATCTCGAGAATTATGGATTGTGTTGAGTGCGATAAATGTCGGCTTTGGGGAAAAGTTCAGACACACGGAATGGGAACGGCgctcaaaattcttttttcggATTTACCACATTCACATTATAAACAGGACTCGTCGAAGTTCCAGTTGACTAG AAACGAAGTGGTCGCCCTTTTGCAAAGTTTCGGTCGTTACTCGTCAAGTATTCTGGAAGTTGACAATTTCCGAGAAGACATGTATCCAGGTGAATCTGTAATGAATACAGCTGCAGATGGTCCTCCAAGGAAATCCAATAAAATTGATCTGTAG
- the ero-1 gene encoding Endoplasmic oxidoreductin (Confirmed by transcript evidence) yields MREPLLQLIVLSLIIIVVNTQFESGRLCFCKGFEAVEPCDCSKPQTIDKLNNHRIYEKVQKLLKKDFFRFYKVNMDKTCPFWADDRQCGTNQCGIAFCDDEVPAGLRRRNAVNMVRRSSHESSHEISENHNNNRQQRWNETTKIGVIVQEAAAVKEEEDDDAEKCADAGNNIDPMDRTLHDDEKRQLDAMDHHDDGLEDKFCEIEDDESDGMHYVDLSKNPERYTGYAGKSPQRVWKSIYEENCFKPDPKFDKNFLTNPSNFGMCLEKRVFYRLISGLHSAITISIAAYNYKPPPPSLGQFGSQMGTWFRNTEMFAGRFGTKWSWEGPQRLRNVYFIYLLELRALLKAAPYLQNELFYTGNDVEDAETRKAVEDLLEEIRAYPNHFDESEMFTGVESHARALREEFRSHFVNISRIMDCVECDKCRLWGKVQTHGMGTALKILFSDLPHSHYKQDSSKFQLTRNEVVALLQSFGRYSSSILEVDNFREDMYPGESVMNTAADGPPRKSNKIDL; encoded by the exons ATGAGAGAACCATTACTCCAATTAATAGTTCTATCACTAATAATCATCGTCGTCAATACACAATTCGAATCGGGTCGTCTATGTTTCTGTAAAGGGTTCGAAGCGGTTGAGCCATGTGATTGCTCGAAACCTCAGACTATTGATAAATTGAATAATCATCGAATTTATGAGAAAGTACAGAAGTTGCTCAAAAAGGATTTCTTCCGGTTTTATAAG gtaaatatGGATAAAACATGCCCATTCTGGGCAGACGATCGACAATGTGGCACAAATCAATGCGGAATCGCATTCTGTGATGATGAGGTTCCCGCGGGACTTCGACGACGAAATGCAGTGAATATGGTACGCAGAAGCTCTCATGAGAGTAGTCatgaaatatcagaaaatcaTAACAACAACCGCCAACAACGCTGGAATGAGACAACGAAAATTGGGGTAATTGTTCAGGAGGCTGCTGCTGTgaaagaggaagaagatgatgatgctGAAAAGTGTGCAGATGCTGGAAATAATATTGATCCAATGGATAGAACACTTCATGATGATGAGAAACGACAATTGGATGCGATGGATCATCATGATGATGGACTGGAGGACAAATTCTGTGAAATTGAAG atGACGAGTCAGATGGTATGCACTATGTGGATTTATCGAAGAATCCGGAACGCTACACGGGATACGCTGGAAAATCGCCGCAAAGAGTGTGGAAGAGCATTTACGAGGAGAATTGTTTCAA accgGATCCCAAATTCGACAAGAATTTTTTGACGAATCCCAGTAATTTTG ggaTGTGCCTTGAGAAGCGAGTTTTCTATCGATTGATTTCGGGACTTCACTCGGCGATTACTATCTCAATTGCTGCGTATAATTATAAGCCAC caccACCATCACTTGGACAATTCGGTTCACAAATGGGTACATGGTTCCGTAATACGGAAATGTTCGCCGGCCGGTTTGGTACAAAATGGTCATGGGAAGGACCACAACGTCTTCGAAATGTCTATTTCATCTATTTACTCGAACTTCGTGCACTTTTAAAAGCTGCTCCATACCTTCAAAATGAGCTATTCTACACTGGAAATGACGTGGAAGACGCTGAAACTCGAAAAGCCGTCGAAGATCTTTTAGAAGAAATTCGTGCGTATCCAAATCATTTTGACGAATCGGAAATGTTCACTGGTGTTGAATCACATGCACGGGCTCTCCGAGAGGAATTCCGATCGCATTTTGTGAATATCTCGAGAATTATGGATTGTGTTGAGTGCGATAAATGTCGGCTTTGGGGAAAAGTTCAGACACACGGAATGGGAACGGCgctcaaaattcttttttcggATTTACCACATTCACATTATAAACAGGACTCGTCGAAGTTCCAGTTGACTAG AAACGAAGTGGTCGCCCTTTTGCAAAGTTTCGGTCGTTACTCGTCAAGTATTCTGGAAGTTGACAATTTCCGAGAAGACATGTATCCAGGTGAATCTGTAATGAATACAGCTGCAGATGGTCCTCCAAGGAAATCCAATAAAATTGATCTGTAG
- the Y105E8B.7 gene encoding YEATS domain-containing protein (Confirmed by transcript evidence) → MHIVEVIVGHSSTRLPENNENGHTHKWTLFVKPGNRDYDEFPDNKLIQKVKFEIHESFAQPVRFVTKPPFKITETGFASFTTLVTIFLNLPNEKPRTIPYELTLFTGDQDVQLETQKLVVQKDVPPAYLELIKKYARTKKRKASLISNDEKSPSRKMHKITPVKEEESSQKMSKSKEKGVPIPKIDIEIEKASPKKEKKEKVKSPEELTRRLNECTDSHVIYKASEYLLTLPDTKLSQTTLKLSFDLSRCDSTTLMDIGRILKGKKAKK, encoded by the exons ATGCATATAGTTGAg GTAATTGTTGGACATTCATCTACACGGCTTCCGGAAAACAATGAGAATGGTCACACTCACAAATGGACACTTTTTGTGAAGCCCGGAAATCGTGATTATGACGAGTTTCCTGACAATAAGCTCATCCAGAAAGTCAAATTCGAGATTCATGAGTCGTTTGCACAACCGGTTCGGTTTGTGACAAAACCTCCGTTTAag ATAACCGAAACGGGATTCGCCTCCTTCACAACGCtagtcacaatttttttgaatcttccAAACGAAAAGCCACGTACAATCCCATACGAATTAACCCTATTCACCGGAGATCAAGATGTTCAATTAGAAACTCAAAAGCTAGTTGTTCAAAAGGATGTACCCCCGGCGTACCTGGAACTTATCAAGAAATACGCTAGAACTAAAAAACGAAAGGCTTCACTTATATCGAATGATGAAAAATCGCCTTCGaggaaaatgcacaaaattacTCCGGTGAAGGAAGAGGAATCATCTCAGAAAATGAGTAAATCGAAGGAAAAGGGAGTGCcaattccgaaaattgatATAGAAATCGAGAAAGCCTCACctaaaaaggagaaaaaggagaaggtCAAGTCACCGGAAGAGTTAACGAGAAGATTGAATGAGTGCACGGATTCTCATGTTATTTATAA AGCCAGCGAATATCTACTCACTCTGCCGGACACCAAATTGTCACAAACTACACTAAAACTCTCATTTGATCTCTCCAGATGTGATAGCACAACTCTAATGGATATCGGACGGATTTTGAAGggaaaaaaggcgaaaaaataa
- the hprt-1 gene encoding Hypoxanthine phosphoribosyltransferase (Confirmed by transcript evidence): protein MAPTRAVIPDDFELPVDAFDIPICYDGDLSGVVIPEGLVRDRVRRLAKDIHAEIGNKPIALLCVLKGSYKFFTALVEELTNARSSCPEPMTVDFIRVKSYEDQMSTGQIQIMGLSNLDELKGKSVLVVDDISDTGRTLAKLLSTLHETGVEKTWTALLLSKRVKRVVDVPEDFVAFEIPDKFIVGYGLDYNQKFRDLGHICVMSPAGIEKYKSE, encoded by the exons atggcTCCAACTCGTGCTGTCATTCCTGATGATTTTGAG ctCCCAGTCGACGCATTCGACATTCCAATCTGCTATGACGGTGATTTATCCGGTGTCGTGATTCCGGAAGGTCTTGTTAGAGATCGTGTTCGTCGTCTGGCTAAAG ACATCCACGCTGAAATCGGAAACAAACCAATCGCGCTGCTCTGCGTACTCAAAGGATCCTATAAATTCTTCACTGCCCTCGTCGAAGAGCTCACAAATGCTCGCTCATCGTGTCCTGAACCAATGACTGTCGATTTTATTCGAGTAAAGAGTTACGAGGATCAAATGAGTACTGGACAAATTCAAATAATGGGACTATCGAATTTGGATGAGCTCAAGGGGAAAAGTGTGCTCGTTGTGGATGATATTTCGGATACCGGAAGAACTCTTGCAAAACTTCTCTCAACTTTACATGAGACGGGCGTTGAGAAGACCTGGACCGCCCTTCTCCTGTCGAAACGTGTCAAACGTGTCGTGGATGTTCCAGAGGATTTCGTGGCTTTTGAGATTCCTGACAAATTTATTGTTGGCTACGGATTGGATTATAATCAGAAATTCCGAGATCTCGGACATATTTGTGTCATGAGCCCTGCTGGAATTGAGAAATATAAATCGGaataa